One Ezakiella massiliensis genomic window, GAACTTTATAATAAAGTAATTCAGGGCTTAGGTTCTAGCGGCTTAGAAATTCTAACTGGGGAATTTGGAGCAGATATGAACTTATTTTTTAATAATAATGGTCCAGTTACAATAATCTTAGATTCTAGAGAAGATTAGCAATTTTAATAAAAATTTGTTATAATTATGTGGGAGGAATTTATTATGTTAATGAACAATTTTTTGGGCTCAAGAAAGAGCGTAAGACACTTCAAATCAAAATCAATTTCAAAGGCAACAGTTGAAAAAATTAACAACTTAATCAGAGTATTTAATTCTGATAAAGGCAATAGTTTTGCTTTTCACGAAAATGGCAAGGCTATTTATGATGGTCTAAATGGTCATGCTGGATATAACGGTGTAATGATAAGTGCACCTAGCTATATCTCAGTTGATTTTGGTGCATCCTCAGATAGGGAAAAGGTTATTGGCATGTATAATGCTGAAGATATCATAACTTTCTTGGAATCAGAAGGTTTAGGATCCTGCTGGATTGGTTTGTTTGACACTGCTGATGACATTAAGACAAAAGTTTTTGGCAATGAACACAAGGCTAATTTATTGTTAGCTATTGGATATCCAAAGGCAAGAAATCCTTTTGTAGTAGAAGAAGCTAGCGAAAGAAAACCTGTTGATGAAATTGTGTTCGATGGTAGCTTTGATAACCCTGTAGATATCAATATGCTAGAACAAAGAGGTTTGGATGACTTATTTTATTATGTAAGATTTGCTCCTAATACTTTAAATTCACAAACATGGAGATTCCTAATGAAAAACAATTCCGTTGAACTTTACTTAAAAGAGTTTGATGGCAAATATTTCTTTGAAGATGCTGGAATCATAATGTATTATTTTGAAAGATTATACAACATGACCGGCTTCGACAAAAAATTTGAAGTTGAAAAAGAATTTAAAGAAGAAAATGGCATGATTAAGATTGCCACTATAAATTTATAGGATTTAAAATGCGTTTTTTTATCGATACAGCTAATATTGAAGAGATTAAAGATATTGCAAAACTTGGTGTTATTTGTGGAGTTACAACAAACCCAAGCTTGATAGCTAAAGAAGGCAGAGATTTTAAGTCAGTGGTTAAAGAAATAACCGATATTGTTGATGGTCCTATTAGCGCTGAAGTAAATTCCTATGATACTGATGGTATGGTCAAAGAGGCTAGAGAACTTGCCAAGATACATGATAATATTGTTGTAAAAGTTCCTATGACCAAGGAGGCACTAGCGGCTATTAAAATTCTTTCAAAAGAAGGCATTAAAACAAATTGCACCTTGATTTTTTCTCTAAATCAAGCTCTTATGGCTGCTAATGCAGGTGCGACCTATGTAAGTCCTTTTATTGGTAGAATTGATGACATAGGCTATAATGGCATGCAACTTATTGAAGACATAATGCATGTATTTGAAGAGTATGGAATTGAAACAGAGGTAATTGCTGCATCTATTAGAACAGTAAATCATGTTAACGATGCCGCTAAAGCTGGATCAGATATTGCTACTATTCCTTATAAGATCTTTAATCAAATGATTAATCATCCGCTAACAGACAAAGGCATAGATAGTTTTAAAAAAGACTGGGGAAAATTTCAAAATGAGATTAAATAAGGGGATAATATATGGATAGAAATTTAGTTATGAATTTAGCAAGAGTAACTGAAGCTGCTGCTTTACGTTCTGCTAAGTATTTAGGAAAAGGCGATAAAAACGCAGCTGATCAAGCTGCTGTAGATGCTATGAGAAAGATGTTTGATACTGTTGATATTAACGGTACAGTTGTAATTGGTGAGGGCGAAATTGATGAAGCCCCTATGCTCTATATTGGAGAAAAGATTGGCCAAAGAAACGATAATTCTCTACATGTAGATATAGCTGTAGACCCTCTTGATGGTACAACTGCAATTGCAAAAGGTATGAACGATGCAATTTCTGTAGTAGCTGTGGCTCCAGAAGGACATCTTCTTCACGCTCCAGATATGTATATGGAAAAGATTGCCTGTGGTCCAAAAGCTAAAGGAAAAATTTCTATTGAATATCCTATAGAAAAAAATCTTGAAATTTTAGCTGAAGTTCTAAATAAAGATATTTCTGATGTTACAGTTGTTATGCTCGACAGAGAAAGACATATTGAAATTGCAAACCGAATTAGAAAAGCTGGAGCTAGAATTAGATTTATTCAAGATGGTGACGTCTTAGGTGCAATTTCAACTTGCTTTGATAATGTAAGTGGAGATTTGCTAGTTGGTAGAGGTGGGGCACCAGAAGGTGTTTTAGCTGCAGTTGCATTAAAATGTCTAGGTGGATATTTCGAAGGATACTTAACCGCTAGAAACCAAGAAGAAATTGATAGATGTCATAAGATGGGTGTTGAATGTGACAAGATTTACAAAATTGATGACCTAGTTAAGGGCGATGATGCTGCATTTGCTGCAACAGGTGTAAGTCATGGTGAACTACTTGATGGTGTTAATTATATCGAAAAGAATGTTGCTACAACTGAAACACTTGTCTTAAGAGCTGAAACAGGAACAGTGCGTTTTATACAAGCTAGACATTATTTAGATAAGAAACCTGAATACGCTAAATAAAACTTGCAATTTTCTCGAAAAAGAGATATAATAATATGGTCAAAATTTGTTCTAAATAGATTGATTGGAAAGAGGTGAATATAATGAAACAAGGTATACATCCAGAATTTAAAGAAGTTACAGTAACATGTGCTTGCGGAAATACTTTCACAACTGGCTCAACCAGAGATGAATTAAAAGTAGATGTTTGCTCAGAATGCCATCCATTCTTTACAGGAAAACAAAAGTTCTCCGAACGTGGTGGTAGAGTTGAGAAATTTAAGAAGAGATACGAAAAATCAGGAAAATAAATTAGCTGCGTTTAAAGCAGCTCTTTTATTTTATAGATTTCTTTTTTGAGGTGACCATGAAAGTAAATGAAGTCAGAAAACTAGCTTTAAAATATCTTGAAAATATAAATAATAATGAATTTGAAGTCAATTTGTTTATCAGAGATTTTTTTGGACTTTCATTAACTGATATTTATTTTAATAAAGAAATAGAATGTTCCCAAGAAGAAATTGATAAGTTTATTGGATTGTTAGATATAAGAGCTAGCGGATGCCCTTATAATTACATCTTTAAATATAAAGAATTTTATAATAAGAGATTCTATGTAGACGAGAGAGTTTTGATACCAAGGCCAGAGACTGAATTATTGGTTGAAGAATGTATAAATTACTATAAAGGCAAAACTATTGATAGGTATTTGGACTTATGTACAGGCAGTGGCTGCATAGGAATAAGTTTAGCTAGTGAGCTGGATATAAAAAGTGTTACTCTTGCTGATATCTCTAAAGATTCGTTAGAAGTTGCAAAAAAGAATGCGTATATATATAATATAGATGCAGACTTCATTGAGTCTGACTTGTTTTTGAAGATAGTTGGTGAATTTGATTTAATTACTATTAATCCACCTTATGTTCCGCTTAATAGAAAGAGAATTCTAGATAAAACTGTTATCGATTATGAACCGAATTTAGCTTTATTTGCAGACAATGATGGTTTATCGATTATAAAAAAATTCATTCAAGAATATGATAAGTATTTGACAGATGATGGTTTAGTTCTTATGGAATTTGACGAGAGTCAAGGAGATGCAATTTCTAAATTATTAGAAAAAAAGAAAGTTAATTTTAAAATTTATAAAGATTATTCTAATATGGATAGATTTGTTGTCATGGGAGGGAGATAGGACTTGTTAGAAAAATTAAAAGGTATTGAAGATAGGTATGAAGAACTTAATAAAATGATCATGGATCCTGACCTTGTCAATGATCTTGAAAAGTATCAGGAGGTTATGATTGAACATTCCAATCTAACTGAAATTGTTGAAGTGATCAAAGAATATAAAAAATGCCTAGAAGACTTAGAAAACACTAAGGAGCTTTTGGGTGAAAGTTTAGATGATGATTTAAAGGAAATGGCCAAAGAAGAGCTTAAGGAGCTTGAAGAAAAAGAAGAGACATTAGAAACTCAAGTAAAAACTCTCTTAATTCCTAAAGATCCTAACGATGATAGAAACGTTATAGTTGAAATTCGTGCAGGTACAGGTGGAGATGAAGCTGCTTTATTTGCTGGTGATTTATTTAGAATGTATTGTCGTTATGCTGAAAGACATAGATGGACTGTTGACGTAATGAGCATTAACGAAATTGGTATTGGCGGATACAAAGAAGCTATTTTTATGATCAACGGTAAGGGTGCTTACTCAAAACTAAAACATGAATCAGGTGTTCATAGGGTTCAAAGAGTCCCAGAGACGGAAAGTGGCGGAAGAGTTCATACTTCTGCTGCAACTGTTGCAGTTTTGCCTGAAGCCAGAGATGTTGAAATTGAAATTGATGAAAAAGATTTAAAAATTGACGTATATAGATCTGGTGGACACGGCGGACAATCAGTTAATACTACAGACTCTGCTGTTAGAATCACATATCTGCCTGAAAATCTTGTTGTTGCTTGTCAGGATGAAAGAAGTCAGCTTAAAAACAAAGAAAAAGCTATGAAAATCTTGAAATCCAGACTCTACGATTTAAAGCTTCAAGAAGAAGAAAAGAAGATGGCTGATATGAAGAGAAATCAAGTGGGATCTGGTGATAGATCTGAAAGAATCAGGACTTATAATTTCCCACAAGGAAGAATTACAGACCACAGAATTAACAAAACGATTTATCAATTGCAAGACTTCCTAGACGGTGATCTTGATGATATGATTGAATCCATCATAACTTATTATCAAGCCGAAGCTTTGCAAGCCATGGAAAAATAATGGACATAGCTGTTGTAGGTGGTGGAGTTTCAGGTGTTGTAAGCGCTATTGAGCTCTCTAAGCTTGGTCATAAAGTAAGTATATATGAAAAGACAGATCGTCTCTTAAAAAAACTTTTAATAACAGGAAATGGTCGATGCAATTTTTCAAATAAGAATATTTCTAGAGAAAATTTTCATGGCAATAAAAGTTTTTTAGATAAAGTTTATACTGACGAATTTATTGATGCCAGAGAGTATATAATAAATCTTGGGATAATACCTTATTTGGATGAAAGAAATAGATTTTATCCAATGAGCCTTCAAGCTCAATCAGTTGTAGAAGCCTTGCTTAAAGAAGTAGAAGACAAAGATATTAATTGCTTTTTTAAATCCGAAGTTATTTCTATAAATAAGAATAAAAAATTCACCATTAAAACTAAGGATACTAGCAAGGATTATGATAGAGTTATTTTTTCTGCTGGTTCAATGAGTTATCCAAGTACTGGTACCGATGGTAATCAATATAAGTTGGTCGAAGATTTGGGCCATACCAAGACAAAATTGTACCCAGGTATAGGGCCTTTAGTTGCTGATATTCCTTTTTCTAAAGAATTAAAAGGCTTGAGATTAAATGCGACAGTTTATGCAGGTGATAAATCTTGTAATGGAGACCTCTTATTTACTGAAAATGGTATTAGTGGCAATAGTATTTTTGAATTATCATCGTATATACTAAGGGAGAAAATTGATAAGATATTTATAGATTTTTTGCCTCTAGTTGATATAGAAGATTTAAAAATTATATTAAAGCTAAGACAAGACAAGTTAAATGATGTTGATTCAAAATGGTTTTTAAATGGCATTATTCACAAGAGACTTTATAAAGTTTTCTTTAAAATGCTTAATGTAAAAACTACTAAAGATATTGATATTGACAAACTATGTAAGCTTATTAAAAACTATGAAGTTAGTGATATTAGAGCAGGTTCTTGGGCCCTTAGTCAAATTACTGTTGGTGGAATTAATACAGATGAAATTGACACGAATCTTGAATCCAAAATCCATAAAGGCCTCTACTTTACAGGTGAAGTATTAGATGTTGATGGGGATTGTGGTGGATATAACTTAACTTGGGCTATATATTCTGCTTTACTAGTTGCTAAGATGTTGAGGTAATTATGCAAGTATTACTTAAAAGGTTAAATGAATATTATGGGGATGGCAAGGAGATAAATGTTTTTGTAATTGGAACTGGATTCATGGGGGCATCCTTAGTAGCTCAATTAAATCTTATTGATGGCTTCAAGTGTAATATTATTTATAACAGAACTTATTCCAAGGCTATAGAAACATTTTTGTCTTGTGGAGTAAAAAAAGAATCTATTCATATTATTAATAAAAAAGAAGAATACAATTCACAAGGTTTTTTTATTCCGAATGATCCCTACGAGTTTATAGATCTAGATCAAATTGATGTAATTGTAGACGCAACTGGATCGACTTATGAAGGAGCAAAGATTGCTTATGCTGCTATAAAGGCCAAAAAACATTTGGTCAGTCTCAATGTAGAATGCGATGTTGTAGTTGGACCGATTTTAAGTAAGATGGCAAAAGAGGCTGGTGTTTGTTATACTGGCATTGCTGGAGATGAGCCGGGCAGTGTGAAGGAGCTCTTTGATTTTGCCGAGTTTTTAGGTTTTGAAGTAATGGCCATTGGCAAAGGCAAAAATAATCCACTGGATTTATCGGCTAATAATGAAAGCGTATATGAAGAGGCTAAAGTTAAAGGGCTTTCACCATATATGTTAGCCACTTTTGTAGATGGTTCCAAAACTATGGAAGAGCTTACCATGATGTGTAATGCAACTGGATTTAAACCAGATATAATCGGAGCTCACGGTATAAAATCAGACTTAAAAGACTTAGACCAGAAACTTCGGATTAAATCTGAAGGAGGCTTATTAAATAATTACAAGGTTGCTGATTTTGTTTTTGGTATTGCTCCAGGCGTCTTTATTATGGTCAAAGCCAAACATGATCTAATTGATTATGAGATGAGATTTTTAAAGATTGGCCAAGGTCCATATTATATTTTATACAGACCATTTCATTTAACTAGTATCGAAGTTCCTATCACAATTGCACAGGCGTTCTTTTATAATACGCCTACAATAAGTCCACGAAGTGATAAGCCTTTTGCAGATACAGTAGCTGTTGCAAAAGTTGATTTAAAGGCTGGAGATAATCTTGACAGACCTGGTGGCAAGGCAGCTTATGGAACGATTATTACTTATGAGGATTCAATTAAGAGAAATCTTTTGCCATATGGCTTTATTTCACTTGACACAATTCTCGTTAATGATATAAAAAAAGGAGACTTTATAACTTATGATGATGTTATAATACCAGAGTCTAGGCTTTATGATTTAAGAAGAAAAATGGATGAATAATAAGCTTAAAAACGCTTGACAAAAATTGATATATATGATGTAATATATACAAGAAGACCGCATGATGAATGGAGTTTTATAGAGAGCGATATAGGTGGAAATTCGTAAACTTATCATTATGGAATCAGCTTCTGTTTACCTTCGGGCGTGAGTTAAGCGTTAATTACATTTAAGTGTGCATTTGCAAACGAAGGTGGTACCGCGGAAATTTCGTCCCTCGATTATTCGAGGGGCTTTTTTATTAGGAGGTTATATGAAAAAATTTACACCGTTAGAAAATATACCGGTAAAAGAAAGAGAAGAAAAGTTTTCTAAATATTGGAAAGAAATCGATTTACTTCACGAGAGTTTAAGAACAAGAGAAGACGGTCCTAAATACATTTTTTATGAAGGACCACCAACAGCTAATGGTAAACCAGGCATCCACCATGTAGTTTCTAGAACTCTAAAAGATATGACTTGTAGACACAAAGTTATGAAAGGTTATTACGTCGAAAGAAAAGCTGGGTGGGATACCCACGGTCTTCCTGTAGAAATTGAAGTTGAGAAAAAATTAGACTTACACAATAAAAAAGACATTGAAGCTTATGGAATCAAAGCCTTTAATGAACAATGTAAAGATTCTGTTTTCCAATATGAATCTCTATGGAGACAAATGACCGAGAGAATGGGTTATGAAATCGACTTAGACAATCCTTATGTTACTTTCCACAATGATTATATAGAATCAGTATGGCATATTATTGACAAAATGTTTAAAGATGGGCTTTTATATGAAGGACACAAAATTTTACCATACTGCCCAAGATGTGGAACTGGTTTAGCTTCACACGAAGTTGCCCAAGGTTATGAAAATATAACTACAACAACTGCATATGTAAAATTCAAGAGAAAAGATAAAGATGAGTATTTTATAGCATGGACCACAACACCATGGACATTACCATCAAACGTAAGCTTGACTGTTAACGCAGATGTTGATTATGTGTTACTTAAAAACAATGACAACGATGAATTATACTGGATGGCCAAAGATCTAGTTACAGATGTAATAAAAGGCGTAACAGAAGATTATGAGATAATTAAAACTGTGAAGGGAACAGACCTTGAAGGTCTTGAATATGAACAACTGATTCCAATGCTTGAAGCTGACAAAAAAGCTTTTTATATTACTCTTGCTGATTACGTTACAATTACAGACGGTACTGGTATAGTTCATACAGCTCCTGCTTTTGGGGAAGATGACTATAATACAGGTAGAAGATATGATTTGCCAGTTTTCAACCCTGTAAATGAAGAGGGCAAATTTAATGTCGGTAAATGGGGAGGTATGAATGTATTTGATGCCGATCCGGAAATATTAAATTATTTAAAAGAAGAGGGAAAACTTTTAAGAAGACAAAAGGTCGATCACAATTATCCACATTGCTGGAGATGTCATACACCTTTAATTTACTATGCAAAGCCATCTTGGTATATTGAGGTCACAAAGTTTAAAGATAAGCTAATTGAGGCTAATAACGACGTTAAATGGTATCCTGAATTTGTCGGTGAAAAGAGATTCGGTAATTGGCTAGAAAATTTAAATGACTGGGCCTTATCTAGAAACAGATACTGGGGTACTCCACTTCCAATTTGGAAATGTGAAGATTGTGGAGAAACTATAAGCATTGGCAGCAGAAAAGAATTAGTAGAAAAATCAATAGAGAATATTGATGAGACAATTGACCTGCACAGACCTTATGTTGACGATTGCCATATTAAGTGCAGTAAGTGCGGCGGCAAGATGACCAGATATAAGGATGTTATTGATGTATGGTTTGATAGCGGAAGTATGCCTTTTGCCCAAAGACATTATCCTTTTAATAAAGATGATGACTTTTTTAACCATTATCCAGCTGATTTTATTTGTGAAGGTATTGACCAAACTAGAGGATGGTTTTACTCCTTGCTCGCAATAGGGACGTATATGACTGGAAAGTCACCATATAAATCTGTTTTAGTAAATGATCTGGTACTCGATAAGTACGGCAAAAAAATGAGTAAGTCTAGGGGAAACACACTTGATCCGTTCGATATATTTGATAGATATGGAGCTGACGTTGCCAGATTCTACGCCGTTTATGTTTCAGTTCCTTGGCTACCAACAAAATATGATGAAGATGGTTTAAAAGAAGTTGAATCTAAATTCATTAGAAGTTTAAGAAACGTTTATACATTCTTCTCCTTATATGTAAATAGTGAAAATGTTAAACCAGATGAACTAAACATTTCAATAAGCGAAAGAGATGAGTTGGATAAATGGATAATTTCCAGGCTAAATTCTCTAATTGATTTAGTTGAAGAAAATATCGATATTTTTGAACTAACAAAAGTTTCAAAAGCTTTGGTTGATTTTGTTGTAGAAGATCTGTCAAATTGGTATATCAGAAGATCTAGAAGACGCTTCTGGGGAGAAGATTCAAAGAGCAAAGACTCAGCGTTCTTAACAACATATGAAGTTCTCTTAACAATCTCTAAGTTAATTGCACCATTTACTCCATTTATAGCTGAAGAACTTTATCAACATTTAACTGATGGTAAATCTGTTCACTTAGAAGATTATCCAGTAGTTAATAAAGACCTAATCGATACAGAATTAGAAACAAAAATTGATTTGGTTAGAACAATTGTTTCGCTTGGAAGAGCTGGTCGTGAAAAAGAAAACATTAAAGTTAGACAGCCAATAGCATCAATGATTGTTGATAATAAATATAAGGATAAGGTTTTCGACCTCGAAGCATTGATTAAAGAAGAATTAAATGTTAAAGAGATAGTTTATTCTTCAAATGTATCTGATTATATGAACTATGAAGTAAAACCTAACTTTAAACTTGCTGGACCAGTATTCGGTAAATCAGTTGGTAAATTTGCACAATACTTGCAAAAATCTGACAAAGCTAAATTAATTGAAGAAATCGAAAACAAGGATTTAGATATTGATTTAGATGGCCAAACATATACAATAAATAAGGACTACTTGGATATTCGTGTAAGTGCAAAAGATGGCTATGACGTTCAAGTTGAAAACGGTGTATATGTGCTATTGGATACAGTTTTAACTGATGATTTAATAAACGAAGGTTATGCTAGAGAGTTTATATCAAAAATTCAACAAGAAAGAAAACGCTTGGACTTAAATATAAGTGATAGAATTGAAATCAAATACGAAGCAAACGACAACTTCTCAAATGCTCTAGACAAGTATACAGAAGAGATTATGTCTGAAACTCTTGCTGTAGAGTTAAATAGGGATGCACTCGATGTAGAAGCTGTTGATATGAACGATAACATGGTTAAATTCAAAATTGAAGTAAGTAAATAGGAGGTAACAATGACAGATATTAAAGTGATAGCCAAGGTAGGAAATAAGGAATTTACAAATGAGGATTTTCAAAGGTTTCTATCAAGCCTTGATCCTAATATTGTAAGGCATTTTATGAATGAAGAAAATGGATTTGAAACAATTCTAAAGGAAATGCTTAATCAAGAATTGATGCTCCATTATGCTGAAGATGAAAATCTAGAAGATGATGAAGAATTCCAAAGAGTTTTTAAAACTACAAAGGAAAATCTTCTAAAGAACTATGCCTATCAAAAAATAATTACTAGCGCTCCAGAGCCAACGGAAGAAGAAATAAAAGAATATTTTGAAGCCCATAAAAAAGATCTGGAAAAGACTTTTGTAAACGCTAGCCATATCTTGGTTGAAGATGAAGAGTTAGCCAAAGATATCAAAGCAAAGATTGATAAAGGTGAAAATTTTGAAGAACTAGCTAAGGAATATTCAACTTGTCCGTCAAAAGACAAGGGAGGCAATCTAGGAGATTTTTGCCAAGGTCAAATGGTTCCAGAGTTTGATGAAGTAGTATTTAAAATGAAAGAAGGCGAAGTTGCAGGCCCAGTTCAAACTCAATTTGGTTTTCATGTAATCAAATTAAATAAGATTAATGCAACTCAAAAACCTGATCTTGATACAGCAAGAGAAAATATAATTGTTGAATTAAAACGCGTAAAGCAATTAAATGCTTATCAAACTAAGGTTGAAGAATTAAAAGAGGAGTATCCAGTAGAGATTTTATTATAATGCAACTAGAATTATTTAGATTTATTGATGAATCTATTGATTTATTAAACTCAAATATTGATGAATTGCTATCTGTGGAAAAACTTATAGATGAATTTTTTACCAATACTTTCTCTACAAAGGATCATTTTATGGATGTTAAATCTAGAGTTAAAGAGGAGTCGAGCCTAAAGGAAAAAATAATTAGGAATAACCTCTTTATGCAATATGATTCTCCAGAAGATCTTTTGAACAATCTATCGGATTTAATTGGTGTGAGAATTGAGTGCAGGTTCATTGGAGATGAAAAAAGAATATACAGGGAGATCACCAATCTTTTTAGAATTAAAAATGATAATGGACTCTATTCTTCATACCTAAATGAAAATATTTTCTTAAATCTAGATGAAGAGCAGCCCACACTTCAAAAGAACGGCTTCCAAATATATAAAATAGATGGTAAGTATTTTTACGAAGGAAAATCATATAATTTTGAGCTACAGATAAAAAGTTTAGTTAACTTATTCTGGGGTGAAATAGATCATAAGATTTTATATAAAAATTTCAATTACTCAGGAACAGAAATGTTCTTATCAGAGATCATGAGCTCAATCAAAGAAAACTTAGAGATGATTGATAGAGAACTTATGATGCTTTATAATCATTTAAATGAACCTACAAACAATGTTTCTGAAAATGTTATGAAGGAGATAAGAACAAGTCTATCTAAAGGTTTAAATGATATATACTACCAAAAAGTTAGGAATGAATTTGGTTTTCCTGTTGATTTTAAACTAACAAGCAACACCATTATTAACTATCTATTTATGAAGATTCCTGAAAAGGATGAGGCATATATAAATGAGTTTATAAGAATACTAAATCGTTTAAAGTTTTTAGATTCAAAATATATTGACCTAAAAAAACAAATTGAATTTCCGGTAGACTTAAAGTTTCAAGATCCATTTATTAGTTCGATAGGCAATAAACTTTCTGAAATAATTAACATAGATTTTTCATGGAATTTATTTTTTAGAATACTCTTTGATCTTGAAGAGGGAAGTTCAGAGCAAATTATAACGAATTTATTAGTTTTCTTAAAAAACAGGTATAGTGAAGTTATAAATGTTGCGTTTTCAAACTTTGAACTTACAGATAAAAATAAATTTGAAATAAATAAATATACTATGGGTTTAATTGCTGATAGGTTTAATGCTACAAGCTCTATTAAGCTAA contains:
- the prfA gene encoding peptide chain release factor 1 — protein: MLEKLKGIEDRYEELNKMIMDPDLVNDLEKYQEVMIEHSNLTEIVEVIKEYKKCLEDLENTKELLGESLDDDLKEMAKEELKELEEKEETLETQVKTLLIPKDPNDDRNVIVEIRAGTGGDEAALFAGDLFRMYCRYAERHRWTVDVMSINEIGIGGYKEAIFMINGKGAYSKLKHESGVHRVQRVPETESGGRVHTSAATVAVLPEARDVEIEIDEKDLKIDVYRSGGHGGQSVNTTDSAVRITYLPENLVVACQDERSQLKNKEKAMKILKSRLYDLKLQEEEKKMADMKRNQVGSGDRSERIRTYNFPQGRITDHRINKTIYQLQDFLDGDLDDMIESIITYYQAEALQAMEK
- the rpmE gene encoding 50S ribosomal protein L31 codes for the protein MKQGIHPEFKEVTVTCACGNTFTTGSTRDELKVDVCSECHPFFTGKQKFSERGGRVEKFKKRYEKSGK
- a CDS encoding NAD(P)H-dependent oxidoreductase, whose amino-acid sequence is MQVLLKRLNEYYGDGKEINVFVIGTGFMGASLVAQLNLIDGFKCNIIYNRTYSKAIETFLSCGVKKESIHIINKKEEYNSQGFFIPNDPYEFIDLDQIDVIVDATGSTYEGAKIAYAAIKAKKHLVSLNVECDVVVGPILSKMAKEAGVCYTGIAGDEPGSVKELFDFAEFLGFEVMAIGKGKNNPLDLSANNESVYEEAKVKGLSPYMLATFVDGSKTMEELTMMCNATGFKPDIIGAHGIKSDLKDLDQKLRIKSEGGLLNNYKVADFVFGIAPGVFIMVKAKHDLIDYEMRFLKIGQGPYYILYRPFHLTSIEVPITIAQAFFYNTPTISPRSDKPFADTVAVAKVDLKAGDNLDRPGGKAAYGTIITYEDSIKRNLLPYGFISLDTILVNDIKKGDFITYDDVIIPESRLYDLRRKMDE
- the glpX gene encoding class II fructose-bisphosphatase, which gives rise to MDRNLVMNLARVTEAAALRSAKYLGKGDKNAADQAAVDAMRKMFDTVDINGTVVIGEGEIDEAPMLYIGEKIGQRNDNSLHVDIAVDPLDGTTAIAKGMNDAISVVAVAPEGHLLHAPDMYMEKIACGPKAKGKISIEYPIEKNLEILAEVLNKDISDVTVVMLDRERHIEIANRIRKAGARIRFIQDGDVLGAISTCFDNVSGDLLVGRGGAPEGVLAAVALKCLGGYFEGYLTARNQEEIDRCHKMGVECDKIYKIDDLVKGDDAAFAATGVSHGELLDGVNYIEKNVATTETLVLRAETGTVRFIQARHYLDKKPEYAK
- a CDS encoding nitroreductase family protein encodes the protein MLMNNFLGSRKSVRHFKSKSISKATVEKINNLIRVFNSDKGNSFAFHENGKAIYDGLNGHAGYNGVMISAPSYISVDFGASSDREKVIGMYNAEDIITFLESEGLGSCWIGLFDTADDIKTKVFGNEHKANLLLAIGYPKARNPFVVEEASERKPVDEIVFDGSFDNPVDINMLEQRGLDDLFYYVRFAPNTLNSQTWRFLMKNNSVELYLKEFDGKYFFEDAGIIMYYFERLYNMTGFDKKFEVEKEFKEENGMIKIATINL
- the prmC gene encoding peptide chain release factor N(5)-glutamine methyltransferase, which codes for MKVNEVRKLALKYLENINNNEFEVNLFIRDFFGLSLTDIYFNKEIECSQEEIDKFIGLLDIRASGCPYNYIFKYKEFYNKRFYVDERVLIPRPETELLVEECINYYKGKTIDRYLDLCTGSGCIGISLASELDIKSVTLADISKDSLEVAKKNAYIYNIDADFIESDLFLKIVGEFDLITINPPYVPLNRKRILDKTVIDYEPNLALFADNDGLSIIKKFIQEYDKYLTDDGLVLMEFDESQGDAISKLLEKKKVNFKIYKDYSNMDRFVVMGGR
- the fsa gene encoding fructose-6-phosphate aldolase; translation: MRFFIDTANIEEIKDIAKLGVICGVTTNPSLIAKEGRDFKSVVKEITDIVDGPISAEVNSYDTDGMVKEARELAKIHDNIVVKVPMTKEALAAIKILSKEGIKTNCTLIFSLNQALMAANAGATYVSPFIGRIDDIGYNGMQLIEDIMHVFEEYGIETEVIAASIRTVNHVNDAAKAGSDIATIPYKIFNQMINHPLTDKGIDSFKKDWGKFQNEIK
- a CDS encoding aminoacetone oxidase family FAD-binding enzyme, which encodes MDIAVVGGGVSGVVSAIELSKLGHKVSIYEKTDRLLKKLLITGNGRCNFSNKNISRENFHGNKSFLDKVYTDEFIDAREYIINLGIIPYLDERNRFYPMSLQAQSVVEALLKEVEDKDINCFFKSEVISINKNKKFTIKTKDTSKDYDRVIFSAGSMSYPSTGTDGNQYKLVEDLGHTKTKLYPGIGPLVADIPFSKELKGLRLNATVYAGDKSCNGDLLFTENGISGNSIFELSSYILREKIDKIFIDFLPLVDIEDLKIILKLRQDKLNDVDSKWFLNGIIHKRLYKVFFKMLNVKTTKDIDIDKLCKLIKNYEVSDIRAGSWALSQITVGGINTDEIDTNLESKIHKGLYFTGEVLDVDGDCGGYNLTWAIYSALLVAKMLR